In Chaetodon trifascialis isolate fChaTrf1 chromosome 6, fChaTrf1.hap1, whole genome shotgun sequence, one DNA window encodes the following:
- the adra1aa gene encoding adrenoceptor alpha 1Aa → MVPVLDTMTPAPLTQNCSNCSQVLVPELNVVKAVVLGPLLGIFIVFGIVGNILVILSVVCHRHLRTVTHYFIVNLAVADLLLSSTVLPFSAILEIVDRWVFGRAFCNVWAAVDVLCCTASIMSLCVISVDRYIGVSYPLRYPTIMTKRRALLAVMLLWVLSIIISIGPLFGWKEPAPEDESICKITEEPGYAIFSAVGSFYLPLTIILVMYCRVYVVAHRESQGLREGHKTEKSDSEQVILRIHRGNTTVSEDEALHNRTHFALRLLKFSLEKKAAKTLGIVVGCFVLCWLPFFLVLPIGSIFPAYRPSDTVFKITFWLGYFNSCINPIIYPCSNQEFKKAFQSLLGVRCLRMARRPHHHHLNAVQSQTQGHNQSLNLGLDSRGAPCRLSPSSSMALSRTPSSRDSREWKVFSGGPTAGSGPAETSRAKVAKLCSKSFHQTCCCILSNGTPPQESNCAQPPPVGNLPTIKIHQLSLSENGEPV, encoded by the exons GCTCAACGTGGTCAAGGCTGTGGTTTTGGGCCCGCTGCTTGGCATCTTCATTGTGTTTGGAATTGTGGGAAACATCCTGGTGATCCTCTCAGTAGTTTGCCATCGACACCTGCGGACAGTCACGCATTATTTTATAGTTAATCTGGCGGTGGCAGATTTGCTGCTTAGCTCCACTGTACTACCTTTCTCTGCCATTTTAGAGATTGTGGATCGTTGGGTGTTTGGACGAGCCTTCTGCAATGTTTGGGCAGCTGTGGAtgtgctctgctgcactgcCTCCATCATGAGCCTCTGTGTGATCTCTGTTGACCGCTACATTGGTGTCAGTTACCCTCTGCGGTACCCAACTATAATGACAAAACGCAGGGCGCTGCTggcagtgatgctgctgtgggTGCTGTCTATCATCATTTCTATTGGACCTTTGTTTGGCTGGAAAGAGCCGGCGCCTGAGGACGAGTCCATCTGCAAGATCACAGAGGAGCCGGGCTACGCTATCTTCTCCGCCGTGGGCTCTTTCTACCTCCCTCTCACCATCATACTGGTCATGTACTGCCGGGTTTACGTGGTAGCTCACAGAGAGAGCCAGGGCCTGAGGGAGGGCCACAAGACGGAGAAGTCCGATTCAGAGCAGGTGATACTCAGGATACACAGAGGCAACACAACTGTGTCGGAGGACGAGGCGCTTCACAACCGCACACATTTCGCCCTCCGACTGCTCAAGTTCTCACTTGAGAAGAAGGCCGCCAAGACCTTGGGCATTGTGGTTGGCTGCTTCGTATTGTGCTGGCTGCCCTTTTTCCTGGTGCTACCTATCG GCTCCATTTTCCCTGCATACAGACCTTCAGACACTGTCTTCAAGATCACCTTCTGGCTCGGTTACTTCAACAGCTGCATCAACCCCATCATCTACCCGTGCTCCAACCAGGAGTTTAAGAAAGCTTTCCAGAGTTTACTCGGAGTTCGCTGTCTAAGAATGGCCCGTAGAccacaccatcatcatctgaACGCAGTTCAGAGCCAAACTCAGGGTCACAACCAGTCCCTCAATCTGGGCCTGGACAGCAGGGGGGCTCCCTGTCGGCTCAGCccttcctcctccatggccCTGTCCAGGACCCCTTCCTCCAGGGACAGCAGGGAGTGGAAGGTCTTCTCTGGAGGCCCCACCGCCGGATCCGGTCCGGCTGAGACGAGCAGAGCCAAAGTGGCCAAACTCTGCAGTAAAAGCTTCCAccaaacctgctgctgcatcctcagCAATGGGACACCCCCGCAGGAGTCAAACTGCGCCCAGCCCCCTCCCGTCGGAAACCTCCCCACCATTAAAATCCACCAACTGTCCCTGTCGGAAAACGGAGAGCCTGTATAA